The following coding sequences lie in one Pontibacter sp. G13 genomic window:
- a CDS encoding methylmalonyl-CoA mutase family protein produces the protein MNFQAIRDMEHTPENSLFADFPSVSTQAWMDKLIKDLKGKTLESLDWEPAPGLSLKPIYRSENLDTQRSDIHALPGSYPFRRGGAFANDGEGWQMVQTISTGTHAQARMSEALEGEIRAFRLVSEATQQDFAEFKPVVNQIDLAAQALHLVMDQAPSLTAADLYMELATKDIPASLLTGTLTYDPINAAGASKEPINANGLAHAAAGVHAFRKSKWFRSLGMDLRWVQDQGGTPVHELAIALATAVEYLDQAPRLVDSITLEDVLDNMAFTFGTGTLFFVEIAKYRAFRMLFAKVAQAFGAKELTQLSPFVMATTATNVLSIYDRYNNLLRTTTAAMSAILGGAEAVSVPAFDVVSNGGDATSDRLARNIQHLLKHESHLDQVVDAAGGAYYIEQTTDALAEEAWALFQSIEAEGGILAALQSGIIHQWISMSQARQAKEMSTRKRVQVGVNKYPNTGETLERAAESLAGDTRAAATFEQLRLQVDAASEAQGKRLNAGLWLFGPTKWRNARSQFARNLLGTAGIDISENTTPADWEASLTEWTQAKPDILVLCSADEAYGDLSIEAIKSAIPGVQILIAGHPKKVSVEGADGYVFSGMDAVSFLSELVQPFIQPANS, from the coding sequence ATGAATTTCCAAGCTATTCGCGACATGGAACATACCCCCGAGAATTCGCTCTTCGCTGACTTTCCTTCGGTATCGACCCAAGCCTGGATGGACAAACTCATCAAGGATCTCAAGGGCAAGACCCTTGAATCCCTCGATTGGGAACCCGCTCCCGGCCTTTCTCTGAAACCCATTTATCGCTCAGAGAACCTCGATACCCAACGCTCCGATATTCATGCTCTGCCCGGTTCCTATCCCTTCCGACGGGGTGGGGCGTTCGCCAATGATGGCGAAGGATGGCAGATGGTACAGACCATTTCCACTGGAACCCACGCTCAGGCAAGGATGTCAGAGGCATTGGAAGGTGAAATTCGCGCATTCCGTTTGGTGTCAGAAGCTACCCAACAGGATTTCGCAGAATTCAAGCCCGTGGTCAATCAGATTGATCTAGCGGCCCAAGCCCTACATCTGGTCATGGATCAAGCGCCTAGCTTGACAGCTGCAGATCTGTACATGGAATTGGCCACTAAGGATATTCCGGCGAGTCTCCTGACTGGAACGCTCACCTACGATCCGATCAATGCCGCAGGAGCTTCCAAGGAGCCGATCAATGCCAACGGACTGGCACATGCCGCAGCCGGTGTCCATGCTTTCCGCAAATCCAAGTGGTTCCGCTCCCTCGGAATGGATCTCCGGTGGGTGCAGGATCAAGGTGGAACCCCTGTCCACGAATTGGCGATTGCTTTGGCTACTGCTGTCGAATATCTGGATCAGGCTCCTCGCTTGGTGGATTCCATCACCTTGGAGGACGTGCTGGACAACATGGCCTTCACATTCGGTACGGGGACGCTTTTCTTCGTGGAAATCGCCAAATACCGAGCTTTCAGAATGCTATTCGCCAAAGTTGCCCAAGCATTCGGAGCAAAAGAACTCACCCAGCTCTCCCCATTTGTGATGGCCACCACCGCAACCAATGTGTTGTCCATCTATGATCGCTACAACAACCTTCTGAGGACTACCACGGCTGCCATGTCTGCCATCCTTGGAGGCGCGGAAGCAGTGAGCGTACCAGCCTTTGATGTAGTATCAAATGGTGGTGATGCTACCTCGGACCGATTGGCACGAAATATCCAGCATCTTCTCAAGCACGAATCCCACTTGGATCAAGTCGTGGATGCCGCCGGAGGAGCCTATTATATCGAACAGACAACCGACGCATTGGCCGAAGAAGCCTGGGCACTCTTTCAGTCCATCGAAGCCGAAGGAGGGATTCTTGCCGCCCTTCAATCAGGTATCATTCACCAATGGATCTCCATGTCCCAAGCGCGCCAAGCCAAGGAAATGTCTACCCGGAAACGCGTACAAGTCGGAGTCAACAAATATCCCAACACAGGAGAAACCCTTGAACGTGCTGCCGAGAGCTTGGCGGGAGATACGAGGGCTGCAGCCACCTTCGAGCAGTTGCGCTTGCAAGTGGATGCCGCTTCCGAAGCACAAGGCAAACGGTTGAATGCGGGATTGTGGCTCTTTGGACCCACCAAATGGAGAAACGCCCGGAGCCAATTTGCCCGAAATCTCCTCGGAACGGCTGGAATCGATATTTCGGAGAATACCACACCTGCCGATTGGGAAGCCTCCCTGACTGAATGGACACAGGCCAAGCCCGATATCCTCGTGCTCTGTAGCGCGGATGAAGCCTATGGCGATCTGTCGATCGAAGCCATCAAATCTGCCATTCCCGGCGTCCAGATCTTGATCGCAGGACACCCCAAGAAAGTCTCGGTCGAAGGCGCCGATGGATATGTCTTCAGTGGAATGGATGCTGTGTCATTCCTCTCCGAATTGGTACAACCCTTTATCCAACCTGCGAATTCCTAA
- a CDS encoding TlpA disulfide reductase family protein, which translates to MAKQVQFLWILLLMGCLQGQNLPEESSGPITLIFHDVEVATRFSIPPSRPKALDRNARVITWSPNPTELRFISKDESWRDTLSIDPTTIPMQVNLRYFIQRELSFWVYPGDTLDLRYEGYKPTAEIRNRAIKPYDLNWDFAVDTLIGRDSIPAKDQYMSPVFYIYKYQFCPKCLETQNGMNRIQYVVEMITDTAMKELDRERALIDRLVAEGSLSEEYAELYRQQCQYERQAISWRLGEAESGNLFRDYSPEIARSRQFRHALSMRAMRFYWTAFEEGTSVDWMKAFDEVIVSDQFLGSARIELLDMLFEKIKLSESQETIAEYSGKLEASSGQLAKFKAYDPAHIQTLFSSTLLENGAGDTVRLDEVMTELSGKAVYLDFWSSTCTPCIHEMPSSHKLKKSLEAEPVEIVYLAYDPNPSAWKKMAEKTGVVHAAHQYRILNLDDNPFLEALEVRVLPRYLIFDGIGHLKYAQAPSPSAHSTADILMEVSRATP; encoded by the coding sequence ATGGCAAAACAAGTACAATTCCTTTGGATACTCCTGCTGATGGGCTGCCTACAAGGCCAAAACCTGCCTGAGGAGTCCTCCGGTCCCATTACGCTCATTTTCCATGATGTGGAGGTAGCCACTCGATTTTCGATTCCTCCCAGTCGCCCCAAGGCACTGGATAGAAATGCAAGGGTCATCACTTGGTCCCCAAATCCTACAGAGCTTCGGTTCATCTCCAAGGATGAATCTTGGCGAGATACCTTGTCCATCGACCCTACCACCATTCCGATGCAGGTGAATCTAAGGTACTTCATCCAGCGGGAGCTCTCTTTCTGGGTGTATCCCGGAGATACCCTCGACCTCCGGTATGAAGGTTACAAACCCACAGCGGAAATCCGCAATCGGGCGATCAAGCCCTATGACCTGAATTGGGATTTTGCGGTGGATACACTGATCGGTCGGGATAGCATCCCCGCCAAGGATCAATATATGAGCCCTGTTTTCTATATATACAAATACCAGTTTTGTCCCAAGTGTCTGGAGACCCAAAATGGCATGAATCGAATCCAGTATGTCGTGGAGATGATCACGGATACAGCGATGAAGGAACTGGATCGAGAAAGGGCATTGATCGATCGATTGGTAGCCGAGGGCAGTCTTTCTGAGGAATATGCCGAATTGTACCGGCAACAATGCCAATATGAGCGGCAGGCGATATCGTGGCGTTTGGGCGAGGCGGAATCTGGGAACCTTTTTCGGGATTATTCTCCAGAAATCGCCAGGTCACGTCAATTTCGCCATGCGCTGTCTATGCGGGCCATGCGATTTTACTGGACAGCGTTTGAGGAGGGTACTTCGGTGGACTGGATGAAAGCATTTGATGAGGTGATCGTCTCCGACCAATTCCTAGGTTCTGCCAGGATTGAGTTGCTCGACATGCTTTTTGAAAAGATCAAACTATCGGAATCTCAGGAGACCATTGCGGAATACTCAGGGAAGCTGGAAGCAAGCAGTGGCCAACTGGCCAAATTCAAAGCGTATGACCCCGCGCATATCCAAACGCTCTTCTCCTCGACCCTCTTGGAAAATGGAGCCGGAGATACCGTCAGACTGGATGAAGTCATGACCGAACTCTCCGGGAAGGCGGTTTATCTGGATTTCTGGTCCAGCACCTGCACCCCTTGTATTCATGAGATGCCTTCCTCTCATAAGCTGAAAAAATCCCTCGAAGCCGAACCTGTGGAAATCGTCTACCTCGCCTACGATCCCAATCCATCTGCCTGGAAGAAGATGGCCGAGAAAACCGGGGTCGTGCATGCCGCCCATCAGTACCGCATCCTCAATCTTGATGACAATCCCTTCTTGGAAGCACTGGAGGTGCGGGTCTTACCGCGGTACCTGATTTTCGACGGGATCGGACACTTGAAATATGCCCAAGCACCAAGCCCTTCTGCGCATTCCACTGCTGATATCCTGATGGAAGTCTCACGGGCTACGCCCTGA
- a CDS encoding vitamin K epoxide reductase family protein: MNYASVNFIQSTFSQFLDKLGTRYTQVTLDWLSKHPDFPSMLSLHHGLNRLGIRNMAMRPDFRQLQEELPRPFLAHLQFPQEGYGVVTEMSGDSVTLLRGAEQEEVLSHAEFLKAWSGVVLVADTEAQVQEKDYTRNLSVGILNRMRIPFLILMTIITLIWGGWQAHGQWPSPLVWGWMGTHAVGLLLAVPLMLQRFSPHHQIIQRFCATDKKRKINCQQILESPAALAIGNLSWGEIGFGYFLLMLLWSAWMPQSVSFPILQIMAVLGGVYPVYSIYYQGFIAKQWCKLCLFVQGVLLVQAGYALWMISLQGLTWPSSFGLAVFAGAVWGMAALWGGLKPILTGWSQSQSELPALNRIKYDRQVLELLQSAYKPVDTQDAQPILSGNPSGTHTITLVVNPNCGPCQKLHRDKHELLAGRTDIRIEEIFMSDSDEDSTSYQSALKMIALAQKLPQTEYERVSAAFYQHDYARVQAWADRIPLTTEELSAATERLRLQNEWGKRYRVSSTPKILYQYRSLPTGYTMKDLPYLLV, encoded by the coding sequence ATGAATTACGCTTCTGTAAACTTTATCCAATCTACCTTTTCCCAGTTTCTGGATAAACTTGGGACTAGGTACACGCAGGTTACCTTGGATTGGCTCTCCAAGCATCCGGATTTTCCCTCGATGTTGTCCCTACATCATGGGCTCAATCGGTTGGGGATTCGAAACATGGCGATGCGGCCAGACTTCCGGCAATTACAGGAAGAACTTCCACGACCTTTCTTGGCGCACCTCCAATTTCCTCAGGAAGGTTATGGGGTGGTGACAGAGATGTCTGGCGATTCTGTTACACTTCTCCGAGGTGCAGAGCAGGAGGAGGTCCTCTCCCACGCGGAATTTCTCAAGGCTTGGAGCGGGGTAGTTCTGGTGGCCGATACAGAAGCCCAAGTTCAGGAAAAGGATTATACACGCAATCTGAGTGTAGGCATCCTCAACCGCATGCGGATTCCCTTCCTCATTCTGATGACGATCATCACGTTGATTTGGGGAGGCTGGCAAGCACATGGTCAATGGCCTTCACCCCTTGTGTGGGGATGGATGGGAACCCATGCGGTCGGATTGTTGCTGGCGGTACCCCTCATGCTCCAGCGTTTCAGCCCGCATCACCAGATCATCCAACGATTCTGCGCCACCGACAAGAAGCGCAAGATCAATTGCCAACAAATCCTGGAATCCCCTGCGGCACTGGCCATCGGCAACCTCAGTTGGGGAGAAATCGGATTTGGCTACTTCCTCCTGATGTTGCTTTGGAGTGCTTGGATGCCCCAATCAGTGTCCTTTCCCATCCTTCAGATCATGGCTGTCCTTGGGGGCGTTTATCCGGTATATTCGATTTACTACCAAGGTTTCATCGCCAAGCAGTGGTGCAAGTTGTGCCTGTTTGTCCAAGGCGTTCTGTTGGTTCAGGCGGGCTATGCGTTATGGATGATCAGCCTTCAGGGATTGACGTGGCCAAGTAGCTTTGGACTGGCGGTTTTCGCAGGAGCGGTTTGGGGGATGGCGGCACTTTGGGGAGGACTCAAACCCATTTTGACAGGATGGAGTCAGAGTCAGTCAGAGCTTCCAGCGCTCAACCGCATCAAATATGACCGACAAGTATTGGAGCTGCTTCAATCTGCTTACAAGCCAGTAGATACGCAGGACGCCCAACCGATTCTTTCTGGGAATCCCTCTGGAACCCATACCATCACCCTCGTGGTCAATCCGAATTGTGGGCCGTGCCAAAAGCTCCACCGGGACAAACACGAGTTGTTGGCTGGAAGGACAGACATCCGGATTGAGGAAATCTTCATGAGTGATTCGGATGAAGATAGCACATCCTATCAATCTGCCTTGAAGATGATCGCTCTTGCCCAGAAGCTTCCTCAAACAGAATACGAACGGGTGAGTGCTGCCTTCTATCAGCATGACTACGCAAGGGTGCAAGCATGGGCTGACCGCATTCCGCTGACAACTGAAGAATTGTCCGCTGCCACCGAAAGACTGCGTTTGCAGAACGAATGGGGCAAGCGATACCGCGTGAGTTCTACCCCCAAAATCCTGTATCAATACCGCTCTCTTCCCACGGGATACACGATGAAGGATTTGCCTTATCTGCTCGTATAG
- the scpA gene encoding methylmalonyl-CoA mutase gives MRPDFSNIPFRNEGEAQGAQETPKQRIWDTPEQIPINSVYLPEDLQGLEHLEYAAGLPPFLRGPYSSMYAVRPWTIRQYAGFSTAEESNAFYRKNLAAGQKGLSVAFDLATHRGYDSDHPRVEGDVGKAGVAIDSVEDMKILFDRIPLDQMSVSMTMNGAVIPIMAFFIVAAEEQGVKPEQLSGTIQNDILKEFMVRNTYIYPPEPSMRIIGDIFAYTSQFMPKFNSISISGYHMQEAGATADLELAYTLADGLEYLRTGTQAGLDIDSFAPRLSFFWAIGMNFFMEIAKMRAGRLLWAKLVKQFDPKNPKSMSLRTHCQTSGWSLTEQDPLNNVARTAIEAMAAALGHTQSLHTNSFDEAIALPTDFSARIARNTQLYIQEETGITHAVDPWAGSFYVEKLTHELVHRAWNLIEEVEAHGGMAKAIEAGIPKMRIEEAATRKQARIDAGKEVIVGVNRFRVDAEQTFEVREVDNTAVRLSQIERLNQLKADRNPEAVEASLQAIRDAAQSGTGNMLALAVDAARNRATLGEISDAMETSFGRYEPVIRSVSGVYAQEAMEDPNFEKARGLADEFAQLEGRRPRIMIAKMGQDGHDRGAKVISTSFADLGFDVDIGPLFQMPSEVARQAAENDVHIVGVSSLAAGHKTLVPQLMAELAKIGRDDILVVAGGVIPQQDYDFLYEAGVAGIFGPGTVIPEAACEILVRMMEEEA, from the coding sequence ATGAGACCCGATTTTTCCAACATCCCCTTCCGAAATGAAGGAGAAGCCCAAGGGGCTCAGGAAACGCCCAAGCAACGAATCTGGGATACGCCCGAGCAGATTCCGATCAACTCCGTCTATCTGCCCGAAGATCTCCAAGGGTTGGAGCACCTCGAATATGCCGCCGGATTGCCGCCCTTTCTGAGAGGACCCTATTCCTCCATGTATGCCGTACGACCTTGGACCATCCGCCAATATGCTGGGTTTTCCACTGCCGAAGAATCCAACGCATTTTATCGCAAAAACCTAGCTGCTGGCCAGAAGGGCCTTTCCGTAGCCTTTGACCTCGCGACCCACCGCGGATATGATTCCGACCACCCACGCGTGGAAGGTGATGTCGGCAAGGCCGGAGTAGCGATCGATTCGGTCGAGGACATGAAGATCCTCTTCGACCGGATTCCGCTGGATCAGATGTCTGTTTCTATGACCATGAATGGCGCAGTGATCCCGATCATGGCATTCTTCATCGTGGCGGCAGAGGAACAAGGCGTCAAGCCCGAGCAACTCAGCGGAACCATCCAAAATGATATCCTCAAGGAATTCATGGTGCGGAATACCTATATCTATCCGCCCGAACCTTCCATGCGGATCATTGGGGATATTTTCGCCTACACCTCCCAGTTCATGCCCAAGTTCAACTCCATCTCCATCTCCGGCTACCACATGCAGGAGGCAGGAGCTACGGCAGATTTGGAACTGGCATATACGCTGGCGGACGGATTGGAGTATCTGCGGACAGGTACCCAAGCTGGATTGGACATTGACTCCTTTGCGCCGCGGTTGAGCTTCTTCTGGGCGATCGGCATGAATTTCTTCATGGAGATTGCCAAGATGCGGGCAGGTCGTCTGCTGTGGGCCAAGTTGGTCAAGCAATTCGACCCCAAAAATCCCAAGTCCATGTCTCTGCGGACACATTGCCAGACTTCGGGATGGAGCCTCACCGAGCAAGATCCGCTCAACAATGTCGCCCGTACCGCCATCGAAGCGATGGCTGCAGCGTTGGGACACACTCAGAGTTTGCACACCAACAGCTTTGACGAAGCCATTGCCCTGCCGACCGATTTCTCCGCGCGGATTGCCCGAAATACCCAGCTCTACATCCAGGAGGAGACGGGGATCACCCATGCAGTCGATCCTTGGGCGGGTTCATTCTATGTCGAGAAATTGACCCATGAATTGGTGCATCGCGCCTGGAATTTGATCGAGGAGGTCGAGGCTCATGGAGGCATGGCCAAGGCGATCGAGGCCGGAATTCCCAAGATGCGAATCGAGGAAGCCGCCACCCGCAAGCAGGCCCGCATCGACGCAGGCAAAGAGGTGATTGTCGGCGTGAATCGGTTCCGCGTGGATGCGGAGCAGACTTTCGAAGTACGCGAGGTGGACAATACCGCTGTGCGACTGTCGCAGATTGAGCGCCTCAACCAACTCAAGGCCGATCGCAATCCCGAGGCAGTGGAGGCGAGCCTACAGGCCATCCGAGATGCAGCTCAATCCGGTACCGGAAATATGCTGGCGCTGGCGGTGGATGCTGCGAGAAATCGCGCCACGTTGGGAGAGATTTCCGATGCGATGGAAACCTCCTTTGGAAGATATGAACCCGTCATCCGATCTGTATCGGGTGTTTATGCGCAAGAAGCGATGGAAGATCCGAATTTCGAGAAGGCCCGTGGATTGGCCGATGAGTTTGCCCAGTTGGAGGGTCGACGCCCTCGGATCATGATTGCCAAAATGGGGCAGGATGGTCACGACCGTGGCGCCAAGGTCATCTCTACCAGCTTTGCCGATTTGGGCTTCGATGTGGATATCGGGCCATTGTTCCAGATGCCGTCGGAGGTAGCCCGCCAAGCCGCCGAAAATGATGTGCACATCGTGGGCGTTTCCAGTCTGGCTGCAGGTCACAAGACGCTCGTACCGCAATTGATGGCGGAACTCGCCAAGATCGGCCGCGACGATATCTTGGTGGTGGCAGGAGGGGTCATTCCGCAACAGGATTACGACTTCTTGTATGAGGCAGGTGTGGCCGGAATCTTCGGACCCGGTACGGTCATTCCCGAAGCCGCATGCGAGATTTTGGTGCGCATGATGGAAGAGGAAGCATAG
- a CDS encoding peptidase domain-containing ABC transporter translates to MRSFPQFRQPDLKDCGPSCLKIVAQYHGQTISLEEIRNRTETTRSGSNLLNLADAAEGMGFRTLALRMSFEELSKEALMPCIVHWEGNHFVVVYQIKRGQVYVSDPSAGLVTYSSAEFMERWLGANATIEAQEGIALMLEPTPTFHELEWEEESRKGMWDLLGYLRPYRRLMGQLALGLFAGSMLQFIVPFLTQGMVDIGIQQQNISFIYLVLLAQVMLFIGKMVIEITRSWILLHVSTRLNISLISDFFIKLMRLPIGFFDSRITGDLLQRINDHRRIEQLLTNASLNTLFSLVNLLVFGTVLAIYSMPIFWVFVVGSACYLGWIAFFLKARKKIDHQRFAQISKEQSKVIELVNGMQEIKLHNAERSMRWAWEFIQVRLFKIAVRSLRLEQLQGVGAQFIDHLKNILISVLSATLVVSGEITLGMMLAIQYIIGQLNGPIGQLFGFITSVQDAQISLERLSEIHDKSDEWTGEETDGEQIHGQADIHLQDLAFRYDGSDQFVLDHLNLTIPAQKVTAIVGASGSGKTTLMKLLLKFYRQSEGSIKLGEQDFQWISPRQWRANCGSVMQEGYLFHDTVARNIAVDDTSIDKARLAHAVEMANIKSFIEQLPRSYNTKIGNEGLGLSTGQKQRILIARAIYRQPQYLFFDEATSALDSENERIIMENLQHFFRGRTVVVIAHRLSTVRNADQIVVLNQGKIVEQGTHDALLALEGSYFNLVKNQLQL, encoded by the coding sequence ATGCGATCATTTCCACAGTTTCGTCAGCCAGACTTGAAGGATTGCGGCCCTTCTTGTCTCAAAATCGTTGCCCAATATCATGGGCAAACGATCTCCCTTGAAGAGATCCGCAACCGAACGGAAACCACTCGATCGGGCTCTAATCTCCTGAATTTGGCTGATGCGGCTGAAGGGATGGGGTTTCGGACTTTGGCGCTTCGAATGAGTTTTGAGGAACTGAGCAAGGAAGCGTTGATGCCATGTATCGTGCATTGGGAGGGGAATCACTTTGTGGTTGTGTACCAAATCAAGCGAGGACAGGTCTATGTATCTGATCCTAGTGCGGGTTTGGTGACCTATTCTTCCGCGGAATTTATGGAACGATGGCTGGGGGCCAATGCCACGATCGAAGCCCAAGAAGGAATCGCTCTGATGCTGGAGCCTACCCCTACTTTTCACGAGCTTGAATGGGAGGAGGAGTCCCGTAAAGGAATGTGGGATTTGTTGGGGTATCTACGCCCATATCGCCGACTTATGGGCCAATTGGCACTTGGGCTTTTCGCGGGGAGTATGTTGCAATTTATCGTCCCGTTCTTGACTCAAGGAATGGTGGATATCGGGATTCAGCAGCAGAATATCTCCTTTATCTATCTGGTGTTGCTTGCACAGGTGATGCTCTTCATCGGGAAAATGGTCATTGAGATCACGCGCTCATGGATCTTGCTGCACGTCAGCACGAGACTCAATATTTCTCTGATCTCGGATTTCTTCATCAAGCTGATGCGGCTACCGATTGGGTTTTTCGATAGTAGGATCACGGGGGATTTGCTGCAGCGGATCAATGACCATCGGAGGATCGAGCAATTACTCACCAATGCATCCCTCAACACGCTATTCAGTTTGGTGAATCTCTTGGTATTCGGGACGGTGCTGGCCATTTATAGCATGCCCATTTTTTGGGTGTTTGTAGTTGGGAGTGCCTGCTATCTCGGATGGATTGCTTTTTTCCTCAAGGCTCGCAAGAAGATCGATCATCAGCGATTTGCCCAGATCTCCAAGGAACAGAGCAAGGTGATCGAGCTGGTGAATGGCATGCAGGAGATCAAGTTGCACAATGCCGAGCGATCCATGCGTTGGGCTTGGGAATTCATCCAAGTGCGGCTGTTCAAGATTGCCGTCCGATCGCTGAGATTGGAACAATTGCAGGGCGTCGGGGCGCAATTCATCGATCACCTCAAAAATATCCTCATCTCGGTCTTGTCTGCTACTCTGGTCGTCTCTGGTGAAATCACCCTGGGGATGATGCTCGCCATCCAGTATATCATCGGGCAGCTAAATGGGCCAATCGGACAACTTTTTGGGTTTATCACTTCGGTTCAAGATGCTCAGATCAGCTTGGAGCGTCTATCGGAAATCCATGACAAATCCGATGAATGGACGGGCGAGGAAACCGATGGGGAACAGATCCACGGGCAGGCAGATATTCATCTTCAGGACTTGGCATTTAGATATGATGGCTCCGATCAATTTGTGCTGGACCATCTGAACTTGACCATTCCGGCCCAGAAGGTCACTGCCATTGTAGGGGCCAGTGGGAGTGGGAAAACGACCTTGATGAAGCTGCTCTTAAAATTTTACCGCCAATCGGAGGGCTCAATCAAGCTTGGGGAGCAGGATTTTCAGTGGATTTCTCCGAGGCAATGGCGGGCCAATTGTGGCTCTGTAATGCAGGAAGGATACCTCTTTCACGATACCGTCGCGCGGAATATCGCCGTGGATGATACCTCGATCGACAAGGCCCGATTGGCGCATGCGGTAGAAATGGCCAACATCAAATCCTTCATCGAGCAACTTCCCAGAAGTTACAATACCAAGATCGGCAATGAGGGCCTAGGACTTAGTACCGGCCAGAAGCAGCGAATTTTGATCGCGAGGGCCATTTACCGACAACCACAGTATCTGTTTTTTGATGAGGCCACTTCCGCCTTGGATTCCGAAAATGAGCGCATCATCATGGAAAATCTTCAGCATTTCTTCCGGGGGAGGACTGTGGTGGTGATTGCTCATCGGTTGAGTACGGTCCGGAATGCTGATCAAATTGTGGTACTCAATCAAGGCAAAATCGTCGAGCAGGGAACGCATGATGCGCTTTTGGCGCTGGAAGGTAGCTATTTCAATTTGGTCAAAAATCAACTTCAACTTTAG
- a CDS encoding TlpA disulfide reductase family protein produces the protein MNRFFLLSLPIVLSLGLVSSCLDRSTLWAQSPSLPGEIVLIFDHPNISDSYQISSHPSKSGMTPKRSVIWYDALGDLNMHHVPKEASYDTLVISTSSEWQEVSLHYEVLRVIPYWLKNGDTARITYDGLKPQVAILNRETLPYDLNWAFWVDERVGRDSMPATTRIGHESFQLNYFLHNRTKVKSANFLMAHDQEVYPQASREWKKERSILDSVMERKLIDPSIYAFRRQQLRFDSLRMEFTQQRLALGIEVLNLPKEAPQTHAFHQMLYSYSTGVRRKRKLDGQPKMSSTELFDLFFVSEEWSVDAKYHLLKLIFEGIKRTETSAEVVRYSEKLNQLNGKDWASGQDWDPVWAESLSLVDESGDTALLADLLAKYQGQVIFLDFWSSTCAPCLKEMPASATIRDQFEGDPVAFIYISFDLTDQVWERTSQRIGLQGWEEHYRSISESDNSFVSELGIDYIPRYLLIGGDGSLIYSHAPKPSDPALATAIQTEIQHLR, from the coding sequence ATGAATCGTTTTTTCTTGTTGTCTTTACCGATTGTGCTTTCACTTGGTCTGGTGTCTAGTTGTTTGGACCGGTCTACGCTTTGGGCTCAATCTCCTTCATTGCCCGGAGAAATTGTGCTCATTTTCGATCATCCCAATATTTCTGATTCATATCAAATCAGTTCTCATCCCAGCAAGTCAGGAATGACCCCCAAGCGATCCGTTATCTGGTACGATGCCCTGGGGGATTTGAACATGCACCATGTTCCCAAAGAAGCCTCGTATGATACGCTGGTCATTTCCACTTCTTCAGAATGGCAGGAGGTATCGCTGCATTATGAAGTCTTGCGGGTGATTCCCTATTGGCTGAAAAATGGAGATACAGCGCGAATCACTTACGATGGATTGAAGCCACAAGTGGCCATTCTTAATCGCGAAACGTTGCCCTACGACTTGAATTGGGCATTCTGGGTGGATGAGAGGGTCGGTCGGGATTCGATGCCAGCAACCACCCGAATCGGACATGAAAGTTTTCAACTCAATTATTTTCTCCATAATCGAACAAAGGTGAAGTCCGCCAATTTTCTGATGGCCCATGACCAAGAAGTGTATCCCCAAGCAAGCCGTGAATGGAAGAAGGAACGGAGCATTCTGGATTCAGTCATGGAAAGAAAATTGATAGACCCCTCGATTTATGCATTCCGGAGGCAGCAATTGCGGTTTGATTCACTGCGAATGGAATTTACCCAACAACGATTGGCGCTCGGCATAGAAGTGCTCAATTTGCCCAAAGAGGCTCCCCAAACTCATGCATTTCACCAAATGCTCTATAGCTATTCAACGGGAGTGAGGAGAAAAAGAAAATTGGATGGACAACCAAAGATGAGCTCTACTGAGCTATTTGACTTGTTTTTTGTTTCCGAGGAATGGTCAGTCGATGCCAAGTATCATTTGTTGAAGTTGATATTCGAAGGAATCAAAAGGACTGAGACTTCAGCCGAGGTAGTGCGCTATTCCGAAAAGCTAAATCAACTGAATGGAAAGGATTGGGCCAGCGGTCAGGATTGGGACCCCGTATGGGCAGAATCTTTGTCACTCGTGGACGAATCGGGGGATACCGCTCTGCTTGCGGACCTATTGGCTAAGTATCAGGGGCAGGTCATCTTTCTGGATTTCTGGTCGAGCACCTGCGCACCTTGCCTGAAAGAAATGCCTGCTTCGGCTACCATACGAGACCAGTTTGAGGGAGATCCTGTCGCGTTTATCTACATTTCCTTCGACCTCACAGATCAAGTTTGGGAACGGACTTCACAGCGGATCGGCCTTCAAGGATGGGAAGAGCATTATCGTTCGATTTCTGAATCAGACAATTCATTCGTCTCCGAATTGGGCATCGACTACATTCCGAGATACTTGCTGATTGGAGGAGACGGATCATTGATTTATTCGCACGCTCCCAAACCGTCGGACCCAGCCTTGGCTACCGCCATCCAGACCGAAATCCAGCACCTTCGATAA